One Antiquaquibacter oligotrophicus genomic region harbors:
- the rplI gene encoding 50S ribosomal protein L9, which translates to MSKLILTHEVTGLGAPGDVVDVKNGYARNYLIPQGFAVAWTRGGEKQIEQIKSARAAREHATLEEAQDLKARIQAAAITLPVRVGTGGRLFGSVKPVDVAEAVAAAGLGEIDKRKIEITSAIKSVGEHEATVRLRDDIVATITLQVVAAK; encoded by the coding sequence ATGTCTAAGTTGATCCTCACGCACGAGGTCACCGGCCTCGGTGCCCCCGGCGACGTCGTCGACGTCAAGAACGGCTACGCACGCAACTACCTCATCCCGCAGGGCTTCGCCGTGGCGTGGACCCGTGGTGGCGAGAAGCAGATCGAGCAGATCAAGTCGGCTCGTGCCGCTCGCGAGCACGCAACGCTCGAAGAGGCCCAGGACCTCAAGGCGCGCATCCAGGCTGCCGCCATCACCCTCCCCGTTCGCGTGGGAACCGGTGGCCGCCTGTTCGGTTCGGTCAAGCCCGTCGACGTGGCAGAGGCCGTTGCCGCTGCCGGTCTCGGCGAGATCGACAAGCGCAAGATCGAGATCACGAGCGCGATCAAGTCGGTCGGTGAGCACGAGGCGACCGTTCGTCTCCGTGACGACATCGTCGCAACGATCACCCTCCAGGTGG